One segment of Rosa chinensis cultivar Old Blush chromosome 6, RchiOBHm-V2, whole genome shotgun sequence DNA contains the following:
- the LOC112174518 gene encoding endo-1,3;1,4-beta-D-glucanase: MLRMFTIVLHVLFVTLCLQLQQGVSGPQCLEHPPNLNGTSGAGSVIKVGGLKAYVTGPSHSKLAIILASDVYGFEAPNLRKIADKVASTAGFHVVVPDFFYGEPYNPNNTQRNMTVWLKDHGTDKGFEDAKRLIAALKNKGVSKIGAAGFCWGGKVVAELSKGYYTKAAVLLHPSRVTLDDIKAVKTPIAILVAQFDNGTPPELMKQFKEALSTNKIDNVVKIFPGVSHGWTVRYQDNNVTAVKSANEAHQDMLDWFTKDVQKR; this comes from the exons ATGCTCAGAATGTTCACCATCGTATTACATGTACTCTTTGTGACTTTGTGTCTGCAACTGCAACAAGGTGTGTCTGGTCCTCAATGCTTGGAGCATCCACCGAACCTTAACGGAACCTCAGGAGCTGGATCAGTCATTAAAGTTGGAGGCTTGAAGGCCTATGTTACTGGCCCTTCTCATTCCAAGCTTGCCATAATCCTCGCTTCTGACGTCTACG GATTTGAAGCACCAAACTTAAG GAAAATTGCAGATAAAGTTGCTAGCACTGCTGGATTCCATGTTGTGGTTCCAGACTTCTTTTATGGAGAGCCATACAATCCTAACAACACTCAGAGGAATATGACAGTCTGGCTAAAGGACCATGGAACA GACAAAGGTTTTGAAGATGCTAAACGTTTAATTGCTGCTCTAAAGAACAAAGGGGTATCCAAGATAGGAGCTGCAGGGTTCTGTTGGGGCG GCAAAGTAGTTGCGGAGCTATCAAAGGGTTATTACACTAAGGCTGCAGTTTTGCTACACCCTTCCCGTGTCACTCTTGATGATATTAAAG CGGTTAAGACTCCAATAGCCATATTGGTTGCTCAATTTGACAACGGCACTCCACCTGAACTCATGAAACAGTTTAAGGAGGCTTTATCTACTAATAAG ATTGACAACGTTGTGAAAATATTTCCTGGTGTTTCGCATGGATGGACTGTAAGGTATCAAGATAACAATGTGACCGCTGTCAAAAGTGCTAATGAAGCTCATCAAGATATGTTAGACTGGTTTACCAAGGATGTTCAAAAAAGATAA
- the LOC112171583 gene encoding uncharacterized protein LOC112171583 codes for MYLDDTNSKSELQRKRDIYAGIDRVRATRKSVREIADARGRRCHYKKSSKSPGDAGIFLSYLEDPRGRITVGWFIARAPIHRKRSRSYGSTTESSILHFACRFQGDVFRRWYRMRPHVFDQMMHDVANHDPYFLQTDDASGRVGLSIEQKLTCTMRMLAYGLPADLCDEFLDVAKSTALEILSHFTRAIWNVYHDHYLRRPTPADLQRLLNVADKRGFPGMVGSFDCMHWKWKNCPTSWQGHFTGYKGKPTIILEAVASYDAWIWHAYFGLPGSLNDINVLGMSPLFNEICTANRNPITPEQAHFTKMQESYRKDVERAFGILQARFAIVGGPARGWDREDLQYIMMTCIIFHNMIVDDEREEDEDSSIDLDDIPTRLRKTQIYERYEDDHEIERTRPELEEFMTRYQGVRCPIVHRVLQGDLVNHLWNMKLQAKRNRR; via the exons ATGTATCTTGATGACACCAACTCCAAGTCAGAgctacagagaaagagagatataTATGCTGGGATCGATAGAGTTAGAGCCACACGCAAGAGC GTTCGGGAAATTGCTGatgcaagaggaagaagatgccaTTACAAGAAATCGTCAAAGAGCCCTGGTGATGCAGGCATCTTCCTCTCATATCTTGAGGATCCAAGAGGAAGAATCACAGTGGGGTGGTTCATAGCCCGGGCGCCAATACATCGCAAGAGATCGAGAAGCTATGGATCGACGACTGAAAGCTCTATACTTCACTTCGCCTGCAGGTTCCAGGGCGATGTATTTCGCAGATGGTACAGAATGCGACCTCATGTGTTTGACCAAATGATGCATGATGTCGCCAACCACGATCCGTACTTCTTGCAAACTGATGATGCATCAGGCAGAGTTGGTTTGTCTATCGAACAAAAGCTGACTTGTACTATGAGGATGCTTGCTTACGGGCTTCCGGCCGACCTGTGTGATGAGTTTCTAGACGTAGCTAAATCTACAGCTTTGGAGATCTTGTCGCACTTTACTAGAGCAATCTGGAATGTGTACCACGATCATTACCTTCGTCGACCAACTCCGGCAGATTTGCAGCGGTTGCTCAATGTTGCCGACAAAAGGGGGTTCCCCGGAATGGTGGGAAGTTTCGATTGTATGCATTGGAAGTGGAAAAACTGCCCAACCTCATGGCAAGGGCACTTCACTGGTTATAAGGGAAAACCCACAATCATTCTGGAGGCGGTCGCATCATACGATGCTTGGATTTGGCACGCCTATTTCGGACTTCCAGGTTCCCTTAATGATATTAATGTACTTGGAATGTCTCCATTATTCAATGAAATATGCACAG CAAATAGAAATCCAATTACGCCAGAGcaagctcattttacaaagatgCAGGAGTCATACAGAAAAGACGTGGAGAGGGCTTTTGGCATTCTCCAAGCTCGTTTTGCAATAGTAGGAGGACCCGCCCGTGGATGGGATAGAGAGGATCTCCAATACATCATGATGACCTGCATTATTTTTCACAACATGATTGTCGATGATGAgcgtgaagaagatgaagattcatCTATTGACCTCGATGATATCCCCACCAGACTAAGGAAAACACAAATATATGAgaggtatgaggatgatcatgAGATTGAGCGCACCCGTCCTGAACTTGAGGAGTTCATGACCCGTTACCAGGGGGTTAGATGCCCAATTGTGCATAGAGTCCTTCAAGGAGATTTGGTTAATCACCTCTGGAACATGAAGCTGCAAGCAAAGCGGAACCGCAGATGA